From the Tripterygium wilfordii isolate XIE 37 chromosome 6, ASM1340144v1, whole genome shotgun sequence genome, one window contains:
- the LOC120001003 gene encoding disease resistance protein RPV1-like isoform X4, with translation MSNSRKKMSNSGSLASPTPMAALTVLRWHVFLSFRGEDTRDTVTSRLYSFLKEKRVRVFLDNDGLDRGDEIAPCLLEAIDDSAAFIIIVSPNYASSHWCLEEMARICELGRLILPVFYRVDPSDVQRQMGPFEQDFEKHSSRFGEVQVEKWRKAMEKVGGIAGWVFNKSDDKELVESLAKRVVHELSNNVVATYSVGIDSRAEELIKLLNAKATGIQILGLHGIGGVGGLPLALEVIGSFLSDKKTIKEWEDSLKKLRNIRPACLFVKIDMNREDVVDIMKGCGFEAEISISVLTAKSLVKIAEDDSFWMHDQLRDMGRQIDREQNLVDPGMRSRLWDRDEILTLLENNKGTRSIQGIVLDFKKNFVKDPGGVTISWNNLLRRPNIASAVTYLKEVFKKCQDEENEKQVVLYTKPFRPMVNLRLLEINQVKLVGNFKYVPTELRWLQWKGCPLRNLPYNFHPRQLTVLDLSESNIKRVWGWNAKKVAENLMVLNLKGCRNLDYIDLSGHQNLEKLVLQQCSKITNLHKSIGSLSTLLFLNLKDCINLVDFPSDVSGLKNLETLILSGCSGLKELPKTMGHMRSLKELLLDKTAIATLPESIFRLTNLEKLNLNGCRFLKRFPNCIGALVSLRELTLSDTALEELPHSVGDLVNLEKLNLMQCKSLAEVPDNIGNLKSLTEFLIDASAIRELPSSIGSLSFLKILSAENCEFLSRLPDSIEGLASTVELQFGGPLIAALPENMGSLKTLRKIEMRNCTLLRSLPATIGGILTLTTLTIDNVSIMELPESIGLLENLVILQLNKCKMLNKLPSSMGNLKSLHHFGMDETAVIEIPESLGMLSRLMVLRMTKRPLFRLPNNSEPADSDTVERPTLVPLPTSLSNLSLLEELDAHAFGISGRIPDEFEKLSSLEILNLGNNDFCSLPCSLRGLSLLKKLYLPYCENLKSLPPIPSSLLELNLANCFALESVSDLSNLENLHDLNLTNCEKVVDIPGLECLKSLERLYLSGCKACFSAVKRRLSKVCLKDIHNLSMPGSKIPDWFSQGRLRFSQHKDLEVKSVIIGVVVSLDHQITDELRNKLPAVMDIQANILKLGEPVYTFTLQLMGVPRTHDDQVHFYRYPHFHQLDSQLNDDYEIEVTKRDPQEVKGVELKMSGAHLVFENDDDCDGNEELLDESQNPVYPVSERLANFFSSIHEQDD, from the exons ATGTCCAACAGTAGAAAAAAAATGTCCAACAGTGGAAGCCTTGCTTCTCCGACTCCGATGGCGGCCCTTACGGTTCTCCGATGGCACGTCTTCCTCAGTTTCCGCGGAGAAGACACGCGCGACACCGTAACGTCTCGTCTCTACAGCTTTCTCAAAGAGAAACGCGTCCGTGTCTTTCTAGACAACGACGGGTTGGATCGGGGGGACGAGATCGCGCCGTGTCTTTTGGAGGCCATCGACGACTCGGCCGCCTTTATTATCATAGTTTCCCCAAACTACGCGTCGTCCCACTGGTGTCTTGAGGAAATGGCGAGGATCTGCGAATTGGGGAGGCTGATTCTCCCTGTGTTCTACCGAGTAGATCCCTCCGATGTTCAGCGACAGATGGGGCCTTTTGAACAGGATTTCGAGAAGCATTCTTCGAGGTTCGGGGAGGTACAAGTAGAAAAATGGAGGAAAGCAATGGAGAAAGTTGGAGGTATAGCTGGTTGGGTTTTTAACAAGAG TGACGATAAGGAACTTGTTGAATCTTTAGCTAAACGGGTTGTGCATGAATTGAGCAACAATGTTGTGGCTACATATAGTGTTGGAATTGATTCTCGTGCAGAAGAACTGATAAAGTTGTTGAATGCCAAAGCCACTGGCATTCAAATTCTAGGACTTCATGGAATTGGTGGTGTTG GAGGGCTACCATTAGCTCTTGAAGTGATTGGTTCATTTTTGTCTGATAAGAAGACCATAAAAGAATGGGAAGATTCTCTGAAAAAGTTGAGGAATATCCGACCTG CATGTTTGTTTGTCAAAATTGATATGAACAGGGAAGATGTAGTGGATATAATGAAGGGCTGTGGATTTGAGGCTGAGATATCAATTTCTGTACTCACAGCAAAATCTCTCGTTAAGATTGCTGAGGATGATTCTTTTTGGATGCATGATCAACTCAGAGACATGGGAAGACAAATTGATCGAGAACAAAATCTTGTAGATCCTGGTATGCGCAGTCGATTGTGGGATCGTGATGAAATTTTGACTTTGTTAGAAAACAACAag GGGACAAGAAGCATACAGGGAATTGTCTTAGACTTCAAGAAGAACTTTGTGAAGGATCCAGGTGGGGTTACTATTTCTTGGAATAACCTTCTAAGAAGACCCAATATTGCCTCTGCAGTTACATATCTGAAGGAAGTATTCAAGAAATGTcaagatgaagaaaatgaaaagcagGTGGTACTTTACACCAAACCTTTCAGACCAATGGTTAATTTGCGACTACTGGAAATCAATCAAGTGAAATTGGTTGGAAACTTTAAGTATGTTCCTACAGAACTAAGGTGGCTGCAGTGGAAAGGATGTCCTTTGAGAAATCTTCCTTATAACTTTCATCCAAGGCAACTTACTGTCCTCGATCTATCAGAGAGCAATATCAAACGAGTTTGGGGTTGGAATGCTAAGAAG GTGGCTGAAAACTTGATGGTCTTGAATTTAAAAGGTTGCCGCAATCTTGATTATATTGATTTATCCGGGCATCAAAATCTGGAAAAGCTTGTGCTTCAGCAATGCAGTAAAATAACTAATCTTCACAAATCAATTGGTAGCCTGAGTACCTTGCTTTTCTTGAATTTGAAAGACTGTATAAATCTTGTTGATTTCCCAAGTGATGTCTCTGGGCTGAAAAATCTTGAGACGCTTATCCTATCTGGTTGCTCTGGATTGAAAGAATTACCCAAGACCATGGGCCATATGAGATCTTTGAAAGAACTTCTTCTTGACAAGACTGCCATAGCAACCCTACCTGAATCTATCTTCCGTCTTACAAATCTTGAGAAGCTTAACCTAAATGGCTGCCGATTTTTGAAACGATTTCCTAATTGTATCGGAGCGCTTGTTTCTCTTAGGGAACTCACACTTAGTGACACTGCACTAGAAGAACTACCGCATTCTGTCGGAGATTTGGTGAATCTGGAGAAACTAAACTTGATGCAGTGCAAATCACTTGCTGAAGTTCCTGATAACATTGGTAATCTCAAATCATTGACAGAATTCTTAATTGATGCCAGTGCAATCAGAGAGCTTCCTAGTTCAATTGGTTCCCTGTCGTTTTTGAAGATCTTATCAGCTGAAAATTGTGAATTTTTAAGCAGATTGCCTGATTCGATAGAAGGGTTAGCCTCAACTGTTGAGCTTCAGTTTGGCGGGCCATTGATAGCAGCTCTACCAGAAAACATGGGCTCTTTAAAAACACTTAGGAAGATTGAAATGAGGAATTGTACATTGCTTAGGTCTTTACCAGCAACAATTGGAGGCATTTTAACTCTTACGACTTTGACCATAGACAATGTAAGCATCATGGAGTTGCCAGAGTCCATTGGTTTGCTGGAAAATCTTGTCATATTGCAATTGAACAAGTGCAAAATGCTCAATAAACTCCCATCTTCAATGGGAAATTTGAAGTCCTTGCACCATTTTGGGATGGACGAAACTGCTGTGATAGAAATACCAGAAAGCCTTGGTATGCTCTCTAGATTAATGGTCTTGAGAATGACAAAAAGGCCTTTGTTTCGATTACCGAACAACAGTGAGCCAGCGGACAGTGATACAGTGGAGAGGCCTACGCTTGTTCCACTGCCAACTTCTTTGTCAAATCTCTCCTTGTTGGAAGAACTGGATGCTCATGCTTTTGGAATATCAGGTAGAATTCCTGATGAGTTTGAGAAGTTGTCATCATTAGAGATCTTGAATCTTGGCAACAATGATTTTTGCAGCCTGCCTTGTAGCCTGAGGGGCCTCTCCCTCCTTAAAAAGCTATACTTGCCCTATTGTGAAAATCTCAAGTCCCTGCCTCCAATTCCATCTAGTTTACTGGAGTTGAATCTTGCTAATTGTTTTGCCTTAGAAAGCGTATCTGATCTCTCAAACTTGGAGAACTTGCATGATCTGAATCTGACAAACTGTGAGAAAGTGGTGGACATTCCAGGCCTAGAATGCCTGAAGTCCTTGGAAAGATTGTATTTGAGTGGCTGCAAGGCATGCTTTTCGGCAGTTAAAAGAAGACTTTCCAAG GTCTGTTTGAAGGACATTCACAACCTAAGCATGCCGGGAAGCAAAATTCCAGATTGGTTTTCGCAAGGACGTCTGAGGTTTTCCCAGCACAAAGACCTTGAAGTCAAGAGTGTGATAATAGGTGTTGTCGTCTCTCTCGACCATCAGATAACAGATGAGTTGAGAAATAAACTTCCAGCAGTAATGGACATTCAAGCAAATATTCTTAAACTTGGTGAGCCCGTATACACCTTCACACTACAGTTGATGGGAGTGCCAAGAACACATGATGATCAGGTTCACTTTTATCGATATCCACATTTTCATCAACTTGATTCTCAGTTGAATGACGACTACGAGATTGAGGTGACAAAGAGAGACCCTCAAGAGGTTAAGGGGGTTGAGCTTAAGATGTCTGGTGCTCACCTGGtatttgaaaatgatgatgactGTGATGGGAATGAGGAACTACTCGATGAAAGTCAAAATCCAGTATATCCAGTATCAGAGAGGCTTGCAAATTTTTTCAGCTCTATACATGAACAAGATGATTAG
- the LOC120001003 gene encoding disease resistance protein RPV1-like isoform X3, translated as MSNSRKKMSNSGSLASPTPMAALTVLRWHVFLSFRGEDTRDTVTSRLYSFLKEKRVRVFLDNDGLDRGDEIAPCLLEAIDDSAAFIIIVSPNYASSHWCLEEMARICELGRLILPVFYRVDPSDVQRQMGPFEQDFEKHSSRFGEVQVEKWRKAMEKVGGIAGWVFNKSDDKELVESLAKRVVHELSNNVVATYSVGIDSRAEELIKLLNAKATGIQILGLHGIGGVGGLPLALEVIGSFLSDKKTIKEWEDSLKKLRNIRPGNLQDVLKFSFEGLDEQVKCIFLDIACLFVKIDMNREDVVDIMKGCGFEAEISISVLTAKSLVKIAEDDSFWMHDQLRDMGRQIDREQNLVDPGMRSRLWDRDEILTLLENNKGTRSIQGIVLDFKKNFVKDPGGVTISWNNLLRRPNIASAVTYLKEVFKKCQDEENEKQVVLYTKPFRPMVNLRLLEINQVKLVGNFKYVPTELRWLQWKGCPLRNLPYNFHPRQLTVLDLSESNIKRVWGWNAKKVAENLMVLNLKGCRNLDYIDLSGHQNLEKLVLQQCSKITNLHKSIGSLSTLLFLNLKDCINLVDFPSDVSGLKNLETLILSGCSGLKELPKTMGHMRSLKELLLDKTAIATLPESIFRLTNLEKLNLNGCRFLKRFPNCIGALVSLRELTLSDTALEELPHSVGDLVNLEKLNLMQCKSLAEVPDNIGNLKSLTEFLIDASAIRELPSSIGSLSFLKILSAENCEFLSRLPDSIEGLASTVELQFGGPLIAALPENMGSLKTLRKIEMRNCTLLRSLPATIGGILTLTTLTIDNVSIMELPESIGLLENLVILQLNKCKMLNKLPSSMGNLKSLHHFGMDETAVIEIPESLGMLSRLMVLRMTKRPLFRLPNNSEPADSDTVERPTLVPLPTSLSNLSLLEELDAHAFGISGRIPDEFEKLSSLEILNLGNNDFCSLPCSLRGLSLLKKLYLPYCENLKSLPPIPSSLLELNLANCFALESVSDLSNLENLHDLNLTNCEKVVDIPGLECLKSLERLYLSGCKACFSAVKRRLSKVCLKDIHNLSMPGSKIPDWFSQGRLRFSQHKDLEVKSVIIGVVVSLDHQITDELRNKLPAVMDIQANILKLGEPVYTFTLQLMGVPRTHDDQVHFYRYPHFHQLDSQLNDDYEIEVTKRDPQEVKGVELKMSGAHLVFENDDDCDGNEELLDESQNPVYPVSERLANFFSSIHEQDD; from the exons ATGTCCAACAGTAGAAAAAAAATGTCCAACAGTGGAAGCCTTGCTTCTCCGACTCCGATGGCGGCCCTTACGGTTCTCCGATGGCACGTCTTCCTCAGTTTCCGCGGAGAAGACACGCGCGACACCGTAACGTCTCGTCTCTACAGCTTTCTCAAAGAGAAACGCGTCCGTGTCTTTCTAGACAACGACGGGTTGGATCGGGGGGACGAGATCGCGCCGTGTCTTTTGGAGGCCATCGACGACTCGGCCGCCTTTATTATCATAGTTTCCCCAAACTACGCGTCGTCCCACTGGTGTCTTGAGGAAATGGCGAGGATCTGCGAATTGGGGAGGCTGATTCTCCCTGTGTTCTACCGAGTAGATCCCTCCGATGTTCAGCGACAGATGGGGCCTTTTGAACAGGATTTCGAGAAGCATTCTTCGAGGTTCGGGGAGGTACAAGTAGAAAAATGGAGGAAAGCAATGGAGAAAGTTGGAGGTATAGCTGGTTGGGTTTTTAACAAGAG TGACGATAAGGAACTTGTTGAATCTTTAGCTAAACGGGTTGTGCATGAATTGAGCAACAATGTTGTGGCTACATATAGTGTTGGAATTGATTCTCGTGCAGAAGAACTGATAAAGTTGTTGAATGCCAAAGCCACTGGCATTCAAATTCTAGGACTTCATGGAATTGGTGGTGTTG GAGGGCTACCATTAGCTCTTGAAGTGATTGGTTCATTTTTGTCTGATAAGAAGACCATAAAAGAATGGGAAGATTCTCTGAAAAAGTTGAGGAATATCCGACCTGGTAATCTTCAAGATGTGTTAAAGTTTAGCTTTGAAGGGCTGGATGAACAGGTCAAGTGTATATTCCTTGACATAGCATGTTTGTTTGTCAAAATTGATATGAACAGGGAAGATGTAGTGGATATAATGAAGGGCTGTGGATTTGAGGCTGAGATATCAATTTCTGTACTCACAGCAAAATCTCTCGTTAAGATTGCTGAGGATGATTCTTTTTGGATGCATGATCAACTCAGAGACATGGGAAGACAAATTGATCGAGAACAAAATCTTGTAGATCCTGGTATGCGCAGTCGATTGTGGGATCGTGATGAAATTTTGACTTTGTTAGAAAACAACAag GGGACAAGAAGCATACAGGGAATTGTCTTAGACTTCAAGAAGAACTTTGTGAAGGATCCAGGTGGGGTTACTATTTCTTGGAATAACCTTCTAAGAAGACCCAATATTGCCTCTGCAGTTACATATCTGAAGGAAGTATTCAAGAAATGTcaagatgaagaaaatgaaaagcagGTGGTACTTTACACCAAACCTTTCAGACCAATGGTTAATTTGCGACTACTGGAAATCAATCAAGTGAAATTGGTTGGAAACTTTAAGTATGTTCCTACAGAACTAAGGTGGCTGCAGTGGAAAGGATGTCCTTTGAGAAATCTTCCTTATAACTTTCATCCAAGGCAACTTACTGTCCTCGATCTATCAGAGAGCAATATCAAACGAGTTTGGGGTTGGAATGCTAAGAAG GTGGCTGAAAACTTGATGGTCTTGAATTTAAAAGGTTGCCGCAATCTTGATTATATTGATTTATCCGGGCATCAAAATCTGGAAAAGCTTGTGCTTCAGCAATGCAGTAAAATAACTAATCTTCACAAATCAATTGGTAGCCTGAGTACCTTGCTTTTCTTGAATTTGAAAGACTGTATAAATCTTGTTGATTTCCCAAGTGATGTCTCTGGGCTGAAAAATCTTGAGACGCTTATCCTATCTGGTTGCTCTGGATTGAAAGAATTACCCAAGACCATGGGCCATATGAGATCTTTGAAAGAACTTCTTCTTGACAAGACTGCCATAGCAACCCTACCTGAATCTATCTTCCGTCTTACAAATCTTGAGAAGCTTAACCTAAATGGCTGCCGATTTTTGAAACGATTTCCTAATTGTATCGGAGCGCTTGTTTCTCTTAGGGAACTCACACTTAGTGACACTGCACTAGAAGAACTACCGCATTCTGTCGGAGATTTGGTGAATCTGGAGAAACTAAACTTGATGCAGTGCAAATCACTTGCTGAAGTTCCTGATAACATTGGTAATCTCAAATCATTGACAGAATTCTTAATTGATGCCAGTGCAATCAGAGAGCTTCCTAGTTCAATTGGTTCCCTGTCGTTTTTGAAGATCTTATCAGCTGAAAATTGTGAATTTTTAAGCAGATTGCCTGATTCGATAGAAGGGTTAGCCTCAACTGTTGAGCTTCAGTTTGGCGGGCCATTGATAGCAGCTCTACCAGAAAACATGGGCTCTTTAAAAACACTTAGGAAGATTGAAATGAGGAATTGTACATTGCTTAGGTCTTTACCAGCAACAATTGGAGGCATTTTAACTCTTACGACTTTGACCATAGACAATGTAAGCATCATGGAGTTGCCAGAGTCCATTGGTTTGCTGGAAAATCTTGTCATATTGCAATTGAACAAGTGCAAAATGCTCAATAAACTCCCATCTTCAATGGGAAATTTGAAGTCCTTGCACCATTTTGGGATGGACGAAACTGCTGTGATAGAAATACCAGAAAGCCTTGGTATGCTCTCTAGATTAATGGTCTTGAGAATGACAAAAAGGCCTTTGTTTCGATTACCGAACAACAGTGAGCCAGCGGACAGTGATACAGTGGAGAGGCCTACGCTTGTTCCACTGCCAACTTCTTTGTCAAATCTCTCCTTGTTGGAAGAACTGGATGCTCATGCTTTTGGAATATCAGGTAGAATTCCTGATGAGTTTGAGAAGTTGTCATCATTAGAGATCTTGAATCTTGGCAACAATGATTTTTGCAGCCTGCCTTGTAGCCTGAGGGGCCTCTCCCTCCTTAAAAAGCTATACTTGCCCTATTGTGAAAATCTCAAGTCCCTGCCTCCAATTCCATCTAGTTTACTGGAGTTGAATCTTGCTAATTGTTTTGCCTTAGAAAGCGTATCTGATCTCTCAAACTTGGAGAACTTGCATGATCTGAATCTGACAAACTGTGAGAAAGTGGTGGACATTCCAGGCCTAGAATGCCTGAAGTCCTTGGAAAGATTGTATTTGAGTGGCTGCAAGGCATGCTTTTCGGCAGTTAAAAGAAGACTTTCCAAG GTCTGTTTGAAGGACATTCACAACCTAAGCATGCCGGGAAGCAAAATTCCAGATTGGTTTTCGCAAGGACGTCTGAGGTTTTCCCAGCACAAAGACCTTGAAGTCAAGAGTGTGATAATAGGTGTTGTCGTCTCTCTCGACCATCAGATAACAGATGAGTTGAGAAATAAACTTCCAGCAGTAATGGACATTCAAGCAAATATTCTTAAACTTGGTGAGCCCGTATACACCTTCACACTACAGTTGATGGGAGTGCCAAGAACACATGATGATCAGGTTCACTTTTATCGATATCCACATTTTCATCAACTTGATTCTCAGTTGAATGACGACTACGAGATTGAGGTGACAAAGAGAGACCCTCAAGAGGTTAAGGGGGTTGAGCTTAAGATGTCTGGTGCTCACCTGGtatttgaaaatgatgatgactGTGATGGGAATGAGGAACTACTCGATGAAAGTCAAAATCCAGTATATCCAGTATCAGAGAGGCTTGCAAATTTTTTCAGCTCTATACATGAACAAGATGATTAG